In the Geobacter sp. FeAm09 genome, one interval contains:
- a CDS encoding TraC family protein yields the protein MLRQLRRLAQKIAGDYAGATAKELEDMHWHNPFSKYFTWFAHDDGEDQYNNSDGTQGAIWECTPLCFSSEKVLEVSEALLGLPLPPMSVLSVLFHADDHIKPYLDSYRALRADACDPNSPSFDPLIREAVENYCDYLESCTKGIKQLSYIPLRNFRLIISLKVPQKSDVVFSEIRNTVHEILVGMKLDPRPMKPGHFLEWLRRLMNDDVPETSASGENLAAYYDDSQPINEQILVAETEINVEKDHMQIGNRYWRCLTPKKYPKEVDPLQTKEAICGGIWGLRSDNDQHRTPYIYTLNIIYDDLSNYIGRKTDFIMMQQAVGGSKVRSLNRRKEEHLWASDKIELGQSFARVMPIMWFYDKTPEGADGAVKRAKSIFKSNGYVMQEERRILSALFLSALPLNMRANKLNLFLLKRDRVADPDAVCNMLPIQAEFSGSPDAKTIFQGRSGQIVPFSIFTKSALNYNGLICATSGGGKSFGENKVSFNELTTGTILRLIDIGYSYKKLCKIRNGRFIDIAHEDINVNPFTTISLDNKLDEEGFSPQLLDLSATSSIMKQMAFSTVDNPIISGTENILLKDATDWAFLEANGNDASVDDVYAYLKEYPQHVKDHDICTDTLREQAVHLAYNLRQFTSSGRFGKMFTGKSNFNIKDERLVVFELETLQNIPDLFNTLTLVVLDAMTRDLYLSDRSNPRLVKFDEAWKVLYGRGQNPMFVDIIGGGFRRARKYEGGFWVILQSILDKLKIGAVGDVIWGNADYKFYLESPDFEKALSEKLIDYDEFTIELLKGLQRNGTKYSEMYMDTPYGSGVVRIAENPFNYFLFTSNGRENAEMEAMVKNGMTWTEAINEMVRKYRS from the coding sequence ATGCTCAGACAGCTTAGACGGCTTGCTCAAAAAATTGCCGGCGATTATGCAGGCGCCACTGCAAAGGAACTGGAAGACATGCATTGGCATAACCCGTTTTCCAAATACTTCACCTGGTTCGCCCATGACGACGGCGAGGACCAATATAACAATAGCGACGGGACGCAGGGGGCCATCTGGGAATGCACCCCTCTCTGCTTCAGTTCGGAAAAGGTCCTGGAAGTTTCTGAGGCACTGCTCGGCCTTCCCTTGCCGCCCATGTCGGTATTGTCGGTTCTCTTCCATGCGGACGACCACATAAAGCCCTACTTGGATTCCTACCGTGCATTGCGCGCGGATGCGTGTGACCCCAATTCTCCCTCATTTGATCCGCTGATCCGGGAGGCGGTTGAAAACTACTGCGACTATCTGGAGTCTTGTACGAAAGGCATCAAGCAGCTGTCGTATATCCCGTTGCGCAATTTCCGACTAATCATCTCTCTCAAGGTCCCCCAGAAATCGGACGTAGTCTTCTCCGAAATCAGGAATACCGTCCATGAGATCCTAGTCGGCATGAAACTCGACCCCCGCCCCATGAAGCCGGGCCATTTTTTGGAATGGCTGCGCCGGCTCATGAACGACGACGTTCCCGAAACGTCCGCCTCCGGCGAGAACCTGGCCGCTTATTATGACGACAGCCAACCCATCAACGAGCAGATCCTTGTTGCTGAAACAGAGATTAATGTTGAAAAGGATCACATGCAGATAGGGAATCGATACTGGCGGTGCCTGACCCCTAAAAAGTATCCAAAGGAAGTAGACCCTCTCCAGACGAAAGAAGCCATCTGCGGCGGAATTTGGGGCCTTCGGTCCGACAACGACCAGCACCGGACGCCGTACATCTACACACTCAACATCATTTACGATGACCTCTCGAACTATATCGGCCGAAAGACCGACTTCATCATGATGCAGCAAGCGGTGGGCGGCTCCAAGGTGCGCTCGCTTAATCGCCGCAAGGAGGAACACCTTTGGGCCAGCGACAAGATAGAACTTGGCCAGTCCTTCGCGCGCGTCATGCCGATCATGTGGTTCTACGACAAAACCCCCGAGGGAGCCGACGGAGCGGTAAAACGCGCAAAGAGCATCTTCAAGTCGAACGGCTACGTCATGCAGGAGGAAAGACGCATCCTGTCGGCGTTGTTCCTTTCCGCCCTTCCCTTGAACATGCGGGCCAACAAGCTGAACCTGTTCCTCCTCAAACGCGACCGGGTCGCCGATCCTGACGCCGTGTGCAACATGCTCCCCATCCAGGCCGAGTTTTCCGGATCACCGGATGCGAAGACCATATTCCAGGGGCGCAGCGGTCAGATCGTGCCGTTTTCCATCTTTACCAAGTCAGCTCTTAACTACAACGGCCTGATATGCGCGACCTCTGGCGGCGGCAAGAGCTTCGGAGAAAACAAGGTTTCTTTCAACGAGCTGACGACCGGCACGATCCTGAGACTCATCGACATCGGATATTCATATAAAAAGCTCTGCAAGATACGCAACGGAAGGTTCATCGATATCGCCCACGAGGATATCAACGTTAACCCTTTCACAACCATCAGCCTTGACAACAAGTTGGATGAAGAGGGCTTCTCGCCGCAACTCCTGGACCTCTCCGCCACATCGTCCATCATGAAACAGATGGCGTTCTCAACCGTTGACAACCCCATCATCAGCGGCACTGAAAATATTTTGCTGAAAGACGCGACAGACTGGGCATTTTTAGAAGCCAACGGCAATGATGCCAGCGTCGATGATGTGTACGCATACCTTAAAGAATATCCGCAGCACGTGAAGGATCACGACATTTGCACTGACACGCTCAGGGAACAGGCGGTCCACTTGGCGTACAACCTCCGCCAGTTTACCAGTTCCGGCCGTTTCGGGAAGATGTTCACCGGCAAATCGAACTTCAACATCAAGGATGAGCGTCTGGTCGTTTTCGAGCTGGAAACCCTCCAGAACATTCCGGACCTGTTCAACACGCTCACGCTGGTGGTACTGGACGCCATGACTCGTGATCTGTACCTGTCAGACCGGTCCAATCCTCGGTTGGTTAAATTTGACGAAGCGTGGAAAGTTCTCTACGGCCGTGGCCAGAACCCTATGTTCGTTGACATCATCGGTGGCGGATTCCGCCGGGCGCGTAAATACGAGGGCGGCTTCTGGGTAATCCTGCAGAGCATCCTCGATAAGCTCAAGATCGGCGCAGTAGGTGACGTCATCTGGGGCAACGCCGATTACAAATTCTACCTGGAATCTCCCGACTTTGAGAAGGCTCTCTCTGAAAAGCTGATCGACTACGACGAGTTCACTATCGAGCTCCTGAAAGGCCTACAGCGCAACGGTACGAAATACTCGGAGATGTACATGGACACGCCCTATGGATCTGGTGTGGTCCGCATCGCCGAGAACCCTTTCAACTATTTCCTGTTCACCTCGAACGGCAGGGAGAACGCCGAAATGGAGGCGATGGTGAAAAACGGCATGACTTGGACGGAGGCCATCAATGAGATGGTGCGCAAATATAGGTCTTAG
- a CDS encoding TraV family lipoprotein: protein MKSKITKTLLGISLLAAAGCNPYAAEFRCGKDTPFGICGSTPEVYSQVADGQPVEHAPAGEVVLACPDCEKGVRKPTKTPSALSAYEEALLTKEAALLKQPATPIVVPPPVMRIKFFSMQGETGDVLDMDSYRFVILGKPKFLLGNQLIRPGE, encoded by the coding sequence TTGAAATCAAAAATTACAAAAACCTTACTTGGTATTAGCCTGCTCGCCGCCGCAGGCTGCAACCCGTACGCAGCGGAATTCCGTTGCGGGAAGGATACACCTTTCGGCATCTGTGGTTCCACCCCCGAAGTCTATTCGCAGGTTGCTGACGGTCAGCCCGTAGAACATGCTCCCGCCGGTGAGGTGGTCCTGGCTTGCCCTGACTGCGAGAAGGGAGTCAGGAAACCAACCAAGACCCCTTCCGCATTAAGCGCCTATGAGGAAGCACTCCTCACCAAAGAGGCGGCATTGCTCAAGCAACCGGCAACACCGATTGTGGTGCCACCGCCCGTCATGCGTATCAAGTTTTTCTCGATGCAGGGAGAAACCGGCGATGTCCTGGACATGGACTCCTACCGGTTCGTCATCCTGGGCAAGCCCAAATTCCTGCTCGGCAACCAGCTCATCCGCCCGGGGGAATGA
- a CDS encoding TrbI/VirB10 family protein yields MANKWMDKFKPETQRRIWISVGVGVVVAMLIIIWTFKKDTFMIKPRSAHKAEVKPLAIDGKTLMEKSTAAQLAAINKALAEEEKRKAGGMKPYSTARSAVAGQPGTIVKPNVIDQLIDKKQKSSEQLQPQPAPNEHRNRAAGSLFKTPLPKQPSSGKTGFTAPTPPGENGTYYPQADAVKKKEFTWGGDIEHKENPDAKQKTEKPDGSKDSHGDKKKEKKIVHLPVGFMSARTLNGLMVPATEDGKGELTPLIIRISAPAQLPNGISAQLSGCFVVAEALGNLATSRAKVRPVSLTCLSKKGEAVIESDIKGFVEDADGFPGLKGIIAAPKFGEIVRLAAAAGFLGGLGDGMALTSASNTISAAGPITSFGTSAQDVGIAALGKGISSGVKKITDVYADLLHQTLPTVEVGNGKKITIVVTKGVDFEIKNYKNLTWY; encoded by the coding sequence ATGGCAAATAAATGGATGGATAAGTTCAAGCCGGAGACACAGCGAAGAATCTGGATCAGCGTAGGCGTTGGTGTGGTGGTTGCCATGCTGATCATCATCTGGACCTTCAAGAAGGACACCTTCATGATCAAGCCCCGGTCAGCGCACAAGGCCGAGGTCAAGCCGTTGGCCATCGACGGCAAAACCCTTATGGAAAAATCCACGGCCGCGCAGCTGGCGGCTATCAATAAGGCACTGGCCGAAGAGGAAAAGAGGAAAGCCGGCGGCATGAAACCCTATTCGACCGCTCGTTCGGCAGTGGCCGGGCAACCAGGCACCATCGTGAAACCGAACGTCATTGATCAACTGATCGATAAGAAACAGAAGAGCAGTGAACAGCTGCAACCCCAGCCGGCGCCGAACGAACACCGCAACCGCGCCGCTGGGTCCCTATTCAAGACTCCCCTGCCGAAGCAGCCAAGTTCTGGTAAAACCGGTTTTACCGCTCCGACACCTCCCGGCGAAAACGGTACCTATTACCCACAGGCCGATGCGGTCAAAAAGAAGGAATTTACCTGGGGCGGTGACATCGAACACAAGGAAAACCCCGACGCCAAACAGAAAACCGAAAAGCCGGATGGCTCGAAGGATTCCCACGGCGATAAAAAAAAAGAGAAAAAGATAGTCCACCTGCCCGTGGGTTTTATGTCCGCTCGAACCCTCAATGGCTTGATGGTGCCAGCCACTGAGGATGGAAAAGGGGAGCTCACCCCCCTCATCATCAGGATATCAGCTCCCGCCCAGCTTCCGAACGGCATATCAGCTCAACTTAGCGGTTGCTTTGTCGTAGCCGAGGCACTAGGCAATCTTGCAACATCTCGTGCCAAGGTCCGGCCTGTATCGCTTACCTGCTTGTCAAAAAAGGGCGAGGCCGTCATCGAATCGGACATCAAGGGGTTTGTGGAGGATGCCGACGGCTTTCCGGGCTTGAAAGGGATCATCGCGGCACCGAAATTCGGCGAGATCGTCCGTCTTGCTGCAGCTGCTGGCTTTTTGGGTGGCCTCGGCGACGGCATGGCCCTCACGTCGGCCTCCAACACCATCAGCGCTGCCGGCCCGATAACCTCATTCGGCACATCAGCCCAAGATGTGGGCATCGCCGCACTCGGAAAAGGCATATCCAGTGGTGTTAAAAAAATCACCGATGTGTACGCCGACCTGCTGCACCAGACACTGCCGACCGTTGAGGTCGGAAACGGCAAGAAGATCACCATTGTCGTAACGAAGGGGGTAGACTTTGAAATCAAAAATTACAAAAACCTTACTTGGTATTAG
- a CDS encoding type-F conjugative transfer system secretin TraK: MQNKLLFIPFVLLATAAFSADQEMVLQPDKIVPATAEKTVPAGKGGQDSTNFYAYGDKPKKEPAVKKVQQAVEAPNKSPQEVYDEVPLPPTTPDDMSGGQVALPIITQKAKMSRTDNNWVICNDGAIKDIWTSDEKHVKKSYPTTSSGLIKFQFLTDGTKVIYPDPIPTEMHIPCGDVIYSIVGVPMGVPTQTIRLGSGKATKMRDNITMFRDDDTKKKITEIIRRAYSDDLPDSFDIKAESTPVTIFKDVSITLKRTITIDGEGIILKEFYIVPQVDGIEFASENDFRRKEISANPLAIAAIGILPQKPAKGERARMFVVELKAVQEEEISSDGK, from the coding sequence ATGCAAAATAAGCTCTTATTCATTCCGTTCGTTCTTTTGGCGACCGCTGCCTTTTCAGCCGACCAGGAAATGGTGTTGCAGCCTGACAAGATTGTGCCCGCAACTGCCGAGAAAACCGTTCCCGCCGGCAAAGGGGGGCAAGACTCAACCAACTTCTACGCCTACGGAGACAAACCAAAGAAGGAACCAGCGGTCAAGAAAGTGCAGCAAGCTGTAGAGGCCCCGAATAAATCCCCGCAAGAGGTTTATGATGAGGTCCCGCTGCCGCCAACCACCCCTGACGACATGAGCGGCGGTCAGGTTGCACTGCCGATTATAACCCAGAAGGCAAAAATGTCGCGTACGGACAACAACTGGGTTATCTGCAACGACGGAGCTATTAAGGATATATGGACCAGCGACGAAAAACACGTCAAAAAGAGTTATCCAACCACCAGTAGCGGGCTGATTAAATTCCAGTTTCTGACAGACGGCACTAAGGTCATCTACCCCGATCCCATACCAACCGAAATGCATATCCCCTGTGGCGACGTCATCTACTCGATCGTGGGCGTACCCATGGGCGTCCCGACCCAGACCATCCGCTTGGGGAGTGGCAAGGCCACCAAAATGCGCGACAACATCACCATGTTTCGCGATGACGACACGAAGAAAAAGATCACGGAGATCATTCGCCGGGCCTACAGCGATGATCTGCCTGACTCGTTCGACATAAAGGCGGAAAGCACCCCGGTCACCATATTCAAAGATGTATCGATCACCCTCAAGCGCACCATAACCATCGACGGGGAGGGCATAATCCTCAAGGAATTCTATATCGTACCCCAGGTGGACGGAATCGAATTCGCCTCTGAAAACGATTTCAGGCGTAAAGAAATATCGGCAAACCCACTGGCGATAGCAGCCATCGGGATATTGCCGCAGAAACCGGCGAAAGGAGAGCGAGCACGCATGTTCGTCGTCGAGCTCAAGGCCGTCCAGGAAGAGGAGATTTCCAGCGATGGCAAATAA
- a CDS encoding TraE/TraK family type IV conjugative transfer system protein: MQFSLYESKLKNLIAQNSLLKFCIVLLTIGEFFLGYKIDLAMKYQRTILMPNRIVKKTVITGDEVPQDIINQHTRDICTLAFNYNPDSVRGQYGELLQYFKSGDVFEAARTQFYSLADTIKSARLSSSFIIGKPIEIDSDKRLITVTGSERHWVDMAFVDVTEKAYVIAYEVNDGMFQITSISEKTKQQPTGTNSTAAPQPGDRNAK, translated from the coding sequence ATGCAATTCTCGCTATATGAAAGCAAATTGAAAAACTTGATTGCCCAGAACAGCCTCCTAAAGTTCTGCATCGTGCTCCTCACCATCGGAGAATTTTTCCTCGGTTACAAGATCGACCTAGCGATGAAATACCAGCGCACCATACTAATGCCCAACAGGATCGTTAAAAAGACGGTGATTACCGGCGACGAAGTTCCACAGGATATTATCAACCAACATACCCGCGATATTTGCACGCTGGCGTTCAATTACAATCCAGACTCGGTTCGCGGCCAGTACGGCGAACTGTTGCAGTACTTCAAATCAGGCGATGTCTTCGAGGCAGCTCGTACGCAATTTTATTCCCTTGCCGACACCATAAAGAGTGCCCGGCTTTCGTCGTCATTCATCATCGGCAAACCGATAGAGATCGACAGCGACAAAAGGCTCATAACGGTTACGGGTTCCGAACGGCATTGGGTAGACATGGCCTTCGTCGATGTTACGGAAAAAGCCTACGTCATAGCATACGAAGTGAACGACGGTATGTTCCAGATCACCTCAATCAGTGAGAAGACTAAGCAGCAACCGACCGGAACCAATTCCACGGCTGCTCCTCAGCCGGGAGACAGAAATGCAAAATAA
- a CDS encoding type IV conjugative transfer system protein TraL, whose product MSVPYGAKFPQYIHLLPQFCFWEIDEIAIFFGFVFISWFMFKPACLLAPVVTYLYTRAKRRNPPGYMQHMMYCLGWTKFDGYPSYFEKHFHE is encoded by the coding sequence ATGTCGGTTCCCTACGGCGCTAAGTTTCCGCAGTACATTCATCTTCTGCCCCAATTCTGTTTCTGGGAGATCGATGAGATTGCCATTTTTTTCGGTTTTGTATTCATCTCCTGGTTCATGTTTAAGCCGGCCTGCCTCCTGGCACCTGTTGTGACGTACCTCTACACAAGGGCCAAGCGGCGAAACCCGCCCGGCTACATGCAGCACATGATGTATTGCTTAGGCTGGACCAAATTCGACGGGTATCCCAGCTACTTTGAAAAGCACTTCCATGAATAA
- a CDS encoding DsbC family protein: protein MKIKLLTLVALVAMAASACAAEPSAADKLKKLFPRFTFEAITPSPVHGLYEVTAGNGVFYFDPASGHLIIGGEMWSPQGLDVTAAARDRIMAAKYDVIKKRLTSAIKIGSGPNEVIEIIDPDCPFCRRMGEFWKKRSDVTRYVFLMPLTQLHPQAKAHSDYILSAKDPGAALDDVESGKFDKVSIPTIALNDTRIKAHAESLISGINGTPAYFINGSFVNGANVPQIEKLLTKGEKH from the coding sequence GTGAAAATAAAACTGCTGACTCTCGTTGCCCTGGTGGCCATGGCCGCATCTGCCTGCGCGGCCGAGCCAAGTGCCGCCGACAAGCTGAAGAAATTATTTCCCCGGTTCACATTCGAGGCCATCACCCCCTCACCGGTTCACGGGCTTTATGAGGTAACGGCCGGGAACGGCGTCTTCTACTTCGACCCAGCCTCCGGCCACCTGATCATAGGCGGCGAAATGTGGTCCCCCCAGGGATTGGACGTTACCGCCGCGGCAAGGGACCGGATCATGGCTGCCAAGTACGACGTCATCAAAAAGCGCCTGACATCCGCCATCAAGATCGGCAGCGGTCCTAACGAAGTGATCGAGATCATTGATCCCGATTGCCCGTTCTGCCGGCGTATGGGCGAATTCTGGAAGAAGCGCTCCGACGTGACCCGATATGTGTTTCTTATGCCTTTGACACAGCTTCACCCGCAAGCCAAAGCCCATTCCGACTACATCCTGTCCGCCAAGGACCCGGGAGCTGCCCTGGATGATGTCGAGAGTGGCAAGTTCGACAAGGTCAGTATTCCCACCATCGCCCTGAATGACACCCGCATCAAGGCTCATGCGGAATCGTTGATATCCGGCATCAACGGCACTCCGGCATATTTCATAAACGGTAGTTTTGTCAACGGGGCAAACGTTCCCCAAATCGAAAAGCTTCTCACGAAAGGAGAAAAACATTGA
- a CDS encoding OmpA family protein, with translation MTRISTLSTLSLLSLPVAVSAADLRVATVRYEGGAAQYQVAESQHVICDQCTAPRRLALAPPPPQSPVTPPPSASPELLSVDGIIPAPDTTISAPARTVVSPHTLTTVYFVFNSAHLRPEEKLRLRKSLAAGIDTGVVLRVVGHTDRIGTARYNMGLSRRRAAAVVTYLRKLGIPVREVVGLGKSKPLGGPLSRDRRAEIVIKERNYIP, from the coding sequence ATGACCAGGATCTCCACCCTTTCGACCCTATCCCTGCTCTCACTTCCCGTTGCGGTCTCGGCCGCCGATCTTCGTGTGGCTACAGTGCGATATGAAGGAGGTGCGGCCCAGTACCAAGTTGCCGAGAGCCAGCATGTGATCTGCGACCAATGTACGGCACCACGGCGGCTTGCACTGGCGCCGCCCCCCCCTCAGTCGCCTGTAACACCTCCACCTTCGGCCTCTCCCGAACTCCTGAGCGTCGATGGGATAATCCCTGCACCAGACACTACCATCAGCGCCCCCGCCCGCACGGTCGTGTCCCCCCACACCCTCACGACGGTCTACTTCGTCTTCAATTCGGCCCATCTGCGGCCGGAAGAAAAACTCCGTCTGCGTAAGTCCTTGGCGGCTGGAATCGACACCGGCGTGGTGCTCCGTGTGGTAGGGCACACTGACCGTATCGGAACAGCGCGGTACAACATGGGGCTTTCCCGGCGCCGCGCTGCTGCCGTCGTTACATATCTCCGAAAACTGGGTATCCCTGTTCGGGAGGTGGTGGGACTCGGCAAGAGCAAACCGCTGGGGGGGCCTCTCTCAAGGGATCGCCGTGCAGAAATCGTCATCAAGGAAAGGAATTATATCCCGTGA
- a CDS encoding helix-turn-helix transcriptional regulator: protein MGVCTFPYHSNPKRHSFSIRILLQKRPALGYPEHPLTIGDHIRKKRMDLGLLQREVAATIGVSENTIWNWEHGIEPEQQYSPKIINFLGYIPFECPGDIMGRLAWYKRVNGLSLPELGRRMNQHPDQLRDWLGGGRRPLRKNIEKIEQFLENGT from the coding sequence ATGGGTGTGTGTACCTTTCCCTACCACTCCAACCCGAAACGGCACTCGTTCTCAATCCGTATTTTGCTTCAGAAGCGGCCTGCATTAGGATATCCTGAACACCCCCTCACAATCGGTGACCACATTCGTAAAAAGCGGATGGATCTCGGCCTCCTCCAACGAGAGGTAGCGGCGACTATTGGTGTCAGCGAAAACACAATATGGAATTGGGAACATGGTATTGAGCCTGAGCAGCAATATAGCCCTAAAATAATAAATTTTCTAGGTTATATTCCGTTCGAATGCCCAGGCGATATTATGGGACGCCTAGCTTGGTACAAACGCGTTAATGGTCTCTCACTGCCCGAATTGGGCCGGAGAATGAACCAGCACCCTGACCAACTGAGAGATTGGCTGGGGGGTGGTCGCCGGCCGCTCAGGAAGAATATTGAAAAGATCGAGCAGTTTTTGGAGAATGGCACGTGA
- a CDS encoding ATP-binding protein produces MQAASEAKYGLRTSAVSGWSGRERYTHPCPCGYLADPVHPCVCTPLAIHRYRSRISGPLLDRIDIHIEVPAVTYRDLSDRGEAESSRDIAERVARSRKRQAERYQGTRVHCNAQMTPRFIKKFCELDSAGSRMLELVTDRLGFSARTYNRIIKVARTIADLSDSEQIREEHIAEAIQYRSLDRKAP; encoded by the coding sequence ATGCAGGCCGCTTCTGAAGCAAAATACGGATTGAGAACGAGTGCCGTTTCGGGTTGGAGTGGTAGGGAAAGGTACACACACCCATGCCCCTGCGGCTACCTGGCCGATCCGGTCCACCCCTGCGTCTGTACCCCCCTTGCCATTCACCGTTACCGGTCGCGCATCTCCGGCCCGCTTCTGGACCGGATCGACATCCATATCGAGGTGCCGGCCGTCACCTACCGCGACCTGTCCGACCGGGGAGAGGCCGAGAGTTCCCGGGATATCGCCGAGCGGGTGGCGCGTTCCCGAAAGCGCCAGGCCGAGCGTTACCAGGGGACCAGGGTCCATTGCAACGCCCAGATGACGCCACGCTTCATCAAGAAGTTCTGCGAGCTGGACAGCGCCGGCAGCCGCATGCTGGAACTGGTTACCGATCGTCTCGGTTTTTCCGCCCGGACCTACAACCGTATCATCAAGGTCGCCCGCACCATCGCCGACCTGTCGGACAGCGAGCAGATCCGCGAAGAGCATATCGCCGAAGCGATCCAGTACCGCAGCCTGGACCGCAAGGCGCCGTAA
- a CDS encoding cytochrome c3 family protein, which produces MHEPIKEGDCSGCHKQTNQLHPIKGAKSFALTAQGAALCYQCHDTFGKKKDVHPPVKDGECAYCHKPHGGAGRFLLEGGDDQTALCMGCHDAADFKKKVRHGPVAVGSCSRCHNPHESDEKKLLRGPVWESCLKCHADFLKTLQDSPFIHPPVKKGPCTSCHTPHSSENGQLLKKKMPDICISCHPGVEKKLKLKLVHKPLKEAGGCGNCHSSHFSKAKGLLSGDDRSVCLGCHDTDKLGKPPLRNIKKEIEGKKYLHGPLELGECRACHDPHGSDNFRLLKGSYPTDLYVAYKEGLYGVCLSCHEKNLLRFPETTIYTKFRNGNRNLHYVHVVNRKGRTCRVCHEPHASTGEKLISKEGVQFGDWKIPINFKLTATGGSCSPGCHRPFTYDREKPQNYQAEDKK; this is translated from the coding sequence ATGCATGAACCGATCAAGGAGGGGGACTGCTCGGGGTGCCACAAACAGACCAACCAGCTTCACCCGATCAAAGGCGCCAAGAGCTTTGCCCTGACCGCGCAGGGGGCCGCCCTCTGCTACCAGTGCCATGACACCTTCGGCAAGAAAAAGGACGTGCATCCTCCGGTCAAGGACGGGGAGTGCGCGTACTGCCACAAGCCTCACGGCGGCGCCGGCCGCTTCCTGCTGGAGGGGGGGGACGACCAGACCGCTCTCTGCATGGGATGCCACGATGCCGCCGATTTTAAGAAGAAAGTCAGGCATGGCCCGGTAGCCGTAGGTTCCTGTAGCCGGTGCCACAATCCCCACGAGTCGGATGAGAAGAAACTGCTCAGGGGACCGGTGTGGGAAAGCTGCCTTAAATGTCATGCCGATTTTTTGAAAACACTCCAGGACTCGCCGTTCATCCATCCGCCGGTCAAAAAGGGCCCCTGCACCTCCTGTCATACCCCGCACAGTAGTGAAAATGGCCAACTGCTCAAGAAAAAGATGCCGGATATCTGCATCAGTTGCCATCCAGGGGTGGAAAAGAAGCTGAAACTGAAGCTTGTGCACAAGCCGCTCAAAGAGGCGGGGGGATGCGGCAACTGCCATTCCAGCCATTTTTCCAAGGCCAAAGGACTGCTGTCGGGGGACGACAGGAGCGTTTGCCTCGGATGTCATGATACGGATAAGCTCGGCAAGCCGCCCCTCAGGAACATCAAGAAGGAAATCGAAGGAAAGAAATACCTGCACGGCCCGCTGGAGCTCGGTGAATGCCGGGCATGTCATGACCCTCACGGCAGCGACAATTTCCGCCTGCTCAAGGGGAGCTATCCGACGGACCTCTATGTTGCCTACAAGGAGGGACTCTATGGCGTATGTCTGTCGTGCCACGAGAAGAATCTGCTCCGCTTCCCGGAAACCACGATTTATACCAAGTTCCGCAACGGGAATCGCAATCTGCACTATGTCCACGTCGTCAATCGTAAGGGGCGCACCTGCCGTGTCTGCCATGAGCCCCACGCCAGCACCGGAGAAAAGTTGATCAGCAAGGAGGGGGTACAATTCGGCGACTGGAAGATCCCGATCAATTTCAAGCTCACGGCAACGGGGGGGAGTTGTTCGCCGGGCTGCCACCGCCCCTTTACGTACGACCGGGAGAAACCGCAAAATTATCAGGCAGAGGACAAGAAATAG
- a CDS encoding cytochrome c3 family protein, with product MIWGCSPLTRYKLTSTLFDGVPSMPPAEQYCADYAAQVVAKTRAEAEGKSSAAGDAGKASSHNPYDEKKCDNCHDKTTESGLVVKSKNELCFVCHTGFVKGSFVHGPVAVGDCLVCHEPHNSPNPALLKVRPSEVCAACHHEKRQAASLHEKAASHGLICINCHDPHFGNVLFFLK from the coding sequence ATGATCTGGGGCTGCAGCCCGCTTACCAGGTATAAGCTGACCTCGACCCTGTTCGACGGCGTCCCGAGCATGCCTCCAGCCGAACAGTACTGCGCCGACTATGCCGCCCAAGTGGTCGCCAAGACGCGCGCCGAGGCTGAAGGGAAGAGCAGTGCCGCCGGGGATGCGGGCAAGGCGTCGTCCCACAACCCCTATGACGAAAAAAAATGCGATAACTGCCATGACAAGACCACCGAAAGCGGCCTTGTCGTCAAATCCAAAAATGAACTCTGTTTCGTCTGCCACACCGGGTTCGTCAAGGGCTCCTTTGTGCATGGCCCGGTGGCGGTTGGGGATTGCCTTGTCTGCCACGAGCCGCACAATTCGCCCAACCCCGCGCTCCTGAAGGTGCGTCCGTCGGAGGTCTGCGCTGCCTGCCACCACGAAAAACGGCAGGCGGCTTCTCTGCACGAGAAAGCGGCAAGCCACGGCCTGATCTGTATCAATTGCCACGATCCCCATTTCGGGAATGTGCTCTTTTTCCTGAAGTAA